The proteins below are encoded in one region of Anaerolineae bacterium:
- a CDS encoding Magnesium and cobalt transport protein CorA encodes MLTIYKNYEDGLSILTEPVSGCWIHLLDPTPQEIQTVSDLGIPRDFLTYPLDLDERARTEREDGILLVILRIPFYQGSQADVPYITIPLGIILTEKYLITVCKFENDILRDFCSGRVRNLSTGKRNRFLLRILLASATNYLTHLRTITKTVDYLEDQLQKSTRNREVLELLKYQKSLTYFTTALKANELMLERLDRSQLFKAYPDDEDLLDDVITENQQAIEVTSITSNILSGMMDAFASIISNNLNAIMKFLAAITIVLNLPVIVSSFYGMNVQLPLQEHPLAFVFTLLLSVILSVVVIIIFIRRDWF; translated from the coding sequence ATGCTCACCATCTATAAAAACTATGAAGATGGACTGTCAATCCTCACCGAACCGGTCAGTGGGTGTTGGATACACCTGCTTGATCCAACACCCCAGGAAATACAAACCGTCAGCGATTTGGGAATTCCGCGCGATTTCCTGACCTATCCCCTTGACTTAGACGAGCGTGCCCGTACCGAACGGGAAGACGGTATCTTGCTGGTCATCCTGCGCATCCCCTTTTACCAGGGGAGCCAGGCCGATGTCCCCTATATTACCATCCCATTAGGAATCATCCTCACCGAGAAATATCTGATCACGGTGTGCAAATTTGAAAACGATATCTTGCGCGATTTTTGCAGCGGAAGGGTTCGCAACCTTTCAACCGGCAAGCGCAATCGCTTCCTCCTGCGCATCTTGCTTGCCAGCGCTACCAATTATTTGACTCACCTGCGCACCATCACCAAAACCGTCGATTATCTCGAAGACCAGTTGCAAAAATCCACCCGCAACCGCGAAGTACTGGAATTGCTCAAATACCAGAAAAGCCTCACCTACTTCACCACTGCCCTCAAAGCCAACGAGTTGATGCTCGAAAGGCTGGATCGCAGCCAATTATTTAAAGCCTATCCCGATGACGAAGATTTACTGGACGACGTGATCACCGAGAACCAGCAGGCAATCGAAGTGACCAGTATCACCAGCAACATCCTGAGTGGTATGATGGACGCTTTTGCCTCGATTATCTCGAACAACCTGAATGCAATCATGAAATTCCTGGCTGCCATCACCATCGTGCTGAACCTGCCGGTGATTGTCTCCAGTTTTTATGGCATGAACGTCCAACTGCCGTTACAGGAACACCCGCTGGCGTTTGTCTTCACTTTACTGCTTTCGGTGATCTTATCGGTGGTTGTCATCATCATCTTTATTCGCAGAGATTGGTTCTGA
- a CDS encoding Cation-transporting ATPase, E1-E2 family, with amino-acid sequence MAWEKFTPQFLTKQDTDGLWHTLNPEEIADRLQTHFERGLTQAEAQQRLEVVGQNALQEAPPTSFWQMLLNQFNNFVVIMLIVASLISAVLGDWIESAAIIAIVILNATLGVIQERRAEQALAALRKLAAPEAHVVRDGTRQVVPATQLVPGDIVLLEAGNYVPADLRLLEAVNLRIEEAALTGESVPVQKHAATLREKELPIGDRKNSAFMGTLVNYGRGRGVVTATGMRTQIGLIAEMLQSVQSEPTPLQRRLDQLGKTLGWAAIIICGLVFFLGWLRGYPPLEMFMIAVGLAIAAVPEGLPAVVTISLALGMREMIRRHALIRRLSSVETLGSATVICSDKTGTLTQNEMTVTRIWADGMFFEVSGSGYSPQGEFLVDGKPVDPTQYQALLTALWVGCLNNDAELEAVESGDGALPYRMVGDPTEGALLVAALKANADLNELRRAYPRLQEIPFDSERKRMVTIHALEQPRPEDISPFDQPNPSNGYVVLVKGAPDIVLDLCTHYQDMQDYARPMSEEKKMQILQANDRMTQDALRVLGVAYKLIPELPEKLDAKELEQGMTFVGLLGMIDPPRPEVVPALEKARHAGIRTIMITGDYPNTARAIAETIKLLLPGHQVLTGNQVNEMDDAELQKQIRFTDVFARVSPEHKLRIVEALRADDEVVAMTGDGVNDAPAIKRADIGIAMGITGTDVAKESADMVLTDDNYASIVAAVEQGRIIYANIRKFVFFLLSSNVAEIMIIFLATLAGVPTPLTVIQLLMLNLITDGAPALALAMEKGDPDVMERPPRPKNEPIINKSMQLGILIQTITQTGATLTAFAIGLLWHLAEGDILPPGVNPLAFILNYTWRGVDVQTAETMAFVTLSLCELFRAYTVRSERQSIFRIGFFSNRSMQYAMAFSLSVLALVISVPFLQPIFNTHFMSGREWAVVLGLALIPAISEEITKFFLRRAERRHLLTA; translated from the coding sequence ATGGCATGGGAAAAATTCACACCGCAATTTCTCACCAAGCAGGATACGGATGGCCTCTGGCACACCCTGAACCCTGAAGAGATCGCCGATCGATTACAGACTCACTTTGAGCGTGGCCTGACACAGGCTGAAGCACAGCAACGCCTGGAAGTGGTGGGGCAAAACGCGCTTCAGGAAGCTCCACCCACTTCCTTCTGGCAAATGCTGTTGAATCAGTTCAATAACTTTGTGGTGATCATGCTGATCGTCGCTTCGCTGATTTCTGCCGTTTTAGGGGATTGGATCGAATCGGCGGCGATCATTGCAATTGTGATCCTGAATGCCACCCTGGGGGTGATTCAGGAGCGGCGTGCCGAACAAGCCCTGGCGGCATTGCGTAAACTGGCGGCACCCGAAGCCCATGTCGTGCGGGATGGCACGCGTCAGGTAGTGCCGGCAACCCAATTGGTGCCGGGCGACATCGTTTTACTCGAAGCGGGCAATTATGTACCCGCCGATCTGCGTCTGCTCGAAGCGGTCAACCTGCGCATCGAGGAAGCTGCCCTGACCGGTGAGTCTGTGCCGGTGCAAAAACACGCTGCCACCCTGCGAGAGAAGGAATTGCCCATCGGTGACCGCAAGAACTCGGCCTTTATGGGCACACTGGTGAACTACGGGCGCGGGCGCGGCGTTGTTACTGCTACCGGCATGCGCACCCAAATCGGTTTGATCGCCGAGATGCTTCAATCGGTGCAAAGTGAACCTACTCCATTGCAAAGACGCCTCGACCAGTTAGGCAAAACCCTCGGCTGGGCAGCCATCATCATTTGTGGGCTGGTGTTCTTTCTTGGCTGGTTGCGTGGTTATCCTCCGCTGGAAATGTTCATGATCGCAGTCGGACTGGCCATTGCCGCGGTGCCCGAGGGTTTGCCCGCCGTGGTGACCATTTCGCTGGCGTTGGGCATGCGTGAGATGATCCGCCGCCATGCCCTCATTCGCCGCCTCTCGTCGGTCGAGACGTTGGGTTCAGCGACCGTGATCTGCTCAGACAAGACCGGCACACTTACCCAGAACGAGATGACAGTCACCCGCATTTGGGCCGATGGGATGTTCTTCGAGGTCAGCGGCAGCGGATACAGTCCCCAGGGCGAATTTTTGGTTGATGGTAAACCTGTTGATCCCACCCAATATCAGGCTTTACTGACTGCGTTATGGGTGGGTTGTCTGAACAACGACGCAGAATTAGAAGCGGTGGAAAGTGGCGATGGCGCACTTCCTTATCGCATGGTCGGCGATCCCACCGAGGGCGCCCTGTTGGTGGCGGCTCTCAAAGCCAACGCAGATTTGAATGAACTGCGTCGGGCTTACCCGCGCCTTCAGGAAATTCCGTTCGATTCCGAACGCAAGCGCATGGTCACCATCCACGCCCTGGAGCAGCCCCGCCCGGAGGACATTTCTCCTTTCGATCAACCAAACCCATCCAATGGCTATGTGGTGCTGGTAAAAGGTGCGCCGGATATTGTGCTTGACCTTTGTACCCATTATCAAGATATGCAGGATTACGCCCGGCCGATGAGCGAAGAAAAGAAGATGCAAATCCTGCAAGCCAACGACCGCATGACCCAGGACGCCCTGCGCGTTTTAGGAGTTGCCTATAAACTTATCCCTGAGTTACCTGAAAAACTCGACGCCAAGGAATTAGAACAGGGCATGACCTTTGTGGGCTTATTGGGTATGATCGATCCGCCTCGCCCGGAGGTCGTGCCGGCCCTGGAAAAAGCCCGCCACGCCGGCATCCGCACCATCATGATCACCGGCGACTACCCCAATACGGCGCGGGCAATTGCCGAAACGATCAAGCTGCTTTTGCCCGGTCACCAGGTGCTGACCGGCAATCAGGTCAATGAGATGGATGACGCGGAGCTGCAAAAACAAATTCGCTTTACGGATGTCTTCGCCCGCGTCTCACCAGAGCATAAGTTGCGCATTGTCGAGGCTTTGCGCGCTGATGATGAGGTGGTCGCCATGACCGGCGATGGAGTCAACGATGCCCCGGCCATCAAACGCGCTGATATTGGGATTGCCATGGGCATTACCGGCACCGATGTTGCCAAGGAAAGCGCCGATATGGTGCTGACCGACGATAATTACGCCAGCATTGTGGCTGCGGTCGAACAGGGGCGGATCATCTATGCCAACATTCGCAAGTTTGTCTTCTTCCTCCTCTCCTCCAACGTTGCCGAAATCATGATTATCTTTCTGGCAACGCTGGCCGGTGTGCCGACGCCCCTCACCGTCATTCAACTTTTGATGCTCAACCTGATCACCGATGGCGCTCCGGCGCTGGCGCTGGCAATGGAAAAAGGTGACCCGGATGTTATGGAACGCCCTCCCCGCCCGAAGAATGAGCCGATCATCAATAAGTCCATGCAATTAGGCATCCTGATTCAAACGATCACCCAGACCGGGGCAACCCTGACTGCATTTGCCATCGGGTTGCTGTGGCATCTGGCCGAAGGAGATATTCTGCCGCCCGGTGTCAATCCGCTTGCCTTCATTCTCAATTACACCTGGCGAGGCGTAGACGTGCAAACCGCCGAGACGATGGCATTTGTCACCCTGTCTTTGTGTGAATTGTTCCGCGCTTACACAGTGCGTTCAGAACGCCAATCGATCTTTCGCATTGGGTTTTTCTCCAACCGTTCCATGCAATATGCCATGGCTTTCTCCCTGTCGGTTCTGGCGCTGGTGATCTCAGTGCCTTTCCTGCAACCCATTTTCAACACACACTTCATGTCAGGGCGTGAATGGGCAGTGGTGTTGGGCCTGGCATTGATTCCGGCAATCTCAGAAGAAATCACCAAGTTCTTCCTGCGGCGAGCGGAGCGCCGTCATCTCCTAACTGCATAA
- a CDS encoding 6-phospho-beta-glucosidase — translation MSRVKLTILGGSALATPILFEVLGKKGAQAGYQVCLHGRDVERLELVYQVSKDIISKYPHLDIQLSYTTDLEKALESADYCLNQIRVGGLEGRAYDETFPRRFGIPGEETVGPGGFSNSLRGIPKILEIAKVMQKVCPQVVILNLTNPSSIIQYAIRRYTDLQVIGTCDSPVSLMELLAKLLGKAQGELQFSISGMHHFSWITSILDSKDHERIPEVLERLEEIPKVGVDPELVRVIGAIPGPYLKYYFHPDRILAETEGRIIRAHQLMTLSDQMLEAYRQWKPGDPTDMLNQRGAVWYEKIVAPTLLALVEKQNQELVLSVDNQDSLPFLPADAIVELPVTIQDGKINKARPATLSPYLQALISQNCVYEMLTAQAIAEKDRQKALQALMANLMVKSFNQARGILDEVWPIKQGNAFQVMELPKSKEDRYGFKVPSVHYGNSLLESYLPQEEDFILITMQELWEKVKDRFTHPPHAVAFIQNLDWYQLEALEGSLPQTSLIVGLGGGVAQDAAKFLAWKRHLPVDLFVSITSVDASVTKSIAVRAGGHVTYIGYIVPRNVYLDYALIQSAPPRLNRSGVGDILCAHVALWDWRFAHEQIGEAYDPDAVAQMRHWIDQVVKNAEQIREVTPLGIETIMRAFEGISIVCRRFGSSRPQEASDHTFAYNAEFQTRRSFLHGELVALGSWVMANLQANEPEFLEDVYQRCGILWQPADIGLSREEFIKILSTLNWYQSNFGRRYSILNKIQITEAFIQKIVARLNF, via the coding sequence ATGAGTCGAGTGAAGCTAACCATTCTAGGTGGTAGTGCTCTAGCTACCCCGATTTTATTTGAGGTGCTGGGTAAAAAGGGGGCTCAGGCTGGCTATCAGGTTTGCCTGCATGGGAGAGATGTCGAACGGTTGGAGCTGGTTTATCAGGTATCCAAAGACATCATTTCTAAATATCCACATTTAGATATCCAGCTTTCCTACACTACAGACCTTGAGAAAGCTCTTGAAAGTGCAGACTATTGCCTGAATCAGATTCGAGTGGGGGGGTTAGAGGGGCGTGCCTATGATGAGACCTTTCCGCGACGTTTTGGTATTCCGGGCGAAGAAACGGTCGGGCCTGGTGGGTTCAGCAACTCGCTTCGAGGCATCCCCAAAATACTTGAAATTGCAAAAGTCATGCAAAAGGTCTGTCCTCAAGTCGTTATCCTGAACTTAACCAATCCAAGCAGTATCATCCAGTATGCCATACGGCGTTATACCGATCTTCAGGTCATCGGAACCTGCGACTCACCCGTATCTTTGATGGAATTGTTAGCGAAATTGCTTGGCAAGGCACAGGGTGAGCTACAGTTCTCCATTTCTGGGATGCACCATTTCAGTTGGATAACTTCAATTCTAGACTCAAAGGATCATGAGAGAATCCCGGAAGTCCTTGAACGACTGGAAGAAATCCCAAAAGTTGGTGTCGATCCAGAGCTTGTCCGAGTCATTGGGGCTATTCCGGGTCCTTATCTAAAATATTATTTTCACCCTGACCGCATATTAGCCGAGACAGAAGGCAGAATAATCCGTGCCCATCAACTCATGACGCTCTCCGATCAAATGCTTGAGGCTTACCGACAATGGAAACCGGGCGATCCAACAGATATGCTGAATCAGAGAGGCGCGGTGTGGTATGAAAAAATTGTTGCGCCGACATTATTAGCACTGGTCGAAAAACAAAACCAGGAACTGGTTCTCTCGGTTGACAATCAAGACAGTTTACCTTTTTTACCCGCTGATGCCATTGTGGAACTGCCCGTAACCATTCAAGATGGCAAGATTAACAAAGCCCGTCCGGCGACACTTTCACCGTATCTTCAAGCGCTCATCTCACAAAATTGTGTCTATGAGATGTTAACAGCTCAGGCAATTGCCGAAAAAGACCGTCAAAAAGCCCTTCAAGCCCTGATGGCAAATTTGATGGTCAAAAGCTTCAACCAGGCGCGAGGTATCCTCGACGAGGTGTGGCCAATAAAGCAAGGGAATGCCTTCCAGGTAATGGAACTACCAAAATCGAAAGAAGACCGCTATGGCTTCAAAGTCCCTTCTGTGCATTATGGGAACAGTTTGTTAGAAAGTTACCTCCCCCAGGAGGAAGATTTTATTCTCATAACTATGCAAGAGTTGTGGGAAAAAGTCAAAGATCGATTCACACATCCACCTCACGCAGTTGCTTTTATCCAGAATCTGGATTGGTATCAATTGGAAGCGCTTGAGGGAAGCCTTCCTCAAACCTCCCTGATCGTTGGGTTGGGAGGTGGAGTAGCACAGGATGCAGCGAAATTTCTCGCCTGGAAACGGCACCTCCCTGTTGATCTTTTCGTTTCGATTACATCGGTAGATGCATCGGTAACCAAGAGCATTGCGGTGCGGGCAGGTGGTCATGTCACTTACATTGGCTACATCGTACCCAGAAATGTTTATCTGGACTATGCCCTGATCCAATCCGCTCCACCACGCTTGAATCGTTCGGGGGTCGGAGATATCCTCTGCGCTCATGTTGCGCTGTGGGACTGGCGTTTTGCTCATGAGCAAATTGGGGAAGCCTATGATCCTGATGCTGTGGCTCAAATGCGCCACTGGATTGATCAGGTAGTGAAAAATGCCGAACAAATTCGGGAGGTAACACCTTTAGGCATCGAAACGATTATGAGAGCCTTTGAAGGCATCAGCATTGTTTGCCGTCGTTTCGGCAGCAGTCGCCCTCAAGAGGCCTCAGATCATACTTTCGCCTATAACGCTGAGTTCCAAACCCGACGCTCATTTTTACATGGTGAGTTGGTTGCCCTGGGCAGTTGGGTGATGGCAAATCTGCAAGCAAATGAACCTGAATTTCTTGAGGATGTCTATCAGCGATGTGGAATTTTATGGCAACCGGCTGATATCGGGCTGTCGAGGGAAGAATTTATCAAAATCCTTTCAACCCTCAACTGGTATCAATCCAATTTCGGGCGGCGCTACTCGATCTTGAACAAAATCCAAATCACGGAAGCATTTATCCAGAAAATAGTTGCGCGTTTGAACTTCTAA
- a CDS encoding Carbohydrate kinase, FGGY, whose product MMSNEALLGIDVGTQGVKASIVSLEGNVLAHSFEPYETDYPRSGWVEHNMERNWWQGSVAAICKALQQCPLKPINLLGIGVCGLYPALGPTDATGRSLSGAILYSDSRAYAEVEEINQRYNLRLSCEELTPKLLWFLRNEPEKARKMQMFFDAPHYLIYKLSGAYVTDTITAGLYGAIFEAPDASWREDVCKELDIPLNILPKVYPPATLVGNVTSQASKETGLAEGTPVIAGMPDLFGSMLSAGVTQTDEAIVYYGSAGVMPVMKDSALNAAFKPFPVAERGGKVQEGYLYDYPAYCLSIGESVRWFTDQFGEKESLQYKKEGDPNPYARLDNLAQNVPAGCEGLTFLPYLYGQRSPVDNPFACGVFFGIRAFHQKAHFYRALLEAWGYSIRYGLECAYPNGYSFRRLVATGGGAKSRLWRQIVSDIIGIDQDYVPHAEGTIGAAYVAGLALGIFKDFKNLLQNWVTIQETTFVDENRRPDYERSYHAFRVLHEELKNTFYTYDKVLHQTGEKIHV is encoded by the coding sequence ATGATGAGCAATGAGGCATTGCTTGGAATTGATGTCGGCACTCAGGGGGTAAAAGCTTCTATAGTTAGTTTGGAAGGCAATGTTCTTGCCCATTCGTTTGAACCGTATGAAACCGATTATCCACGCTCAGGTTGGGTAGAGCATAATATGGAAAGAAACTGGTGGCAGGGTTCGGTCGCTGCCATCTGCAAAGCCTTACAACAGTGCCCCTTGAAACCAATCAACCTCCTTGGTATTGGGGTTTGTGGGTTATATCCTGCTCTTGGTCCAACCGACGCAACAGGGCGATCTCTATCGGGCGCGATTTTATACTCCGATAGTCGCGCCTATGCAGAAGTAGAAGAAATCAATCAACGATATAATCTACGACTATCCTGTGAGGAATTAACCCCTAAGCTGCTATGGTTCTTAAGAAATGAGCCTGAGAAAGCTCGCAAAATGCAAATGTTTTTTGATGCTCCTCACTACCTCATTTATAAATTAAGCGGAGCTTATGTAACAGATACCATAACCGCCGGTCTATATGGAGCAATCTTTGAAGCTCCAGATGCAAGCTGGCGAGAAGACGTCTGCAAGGAGCTAGACATTCCCCTTAACATCCTTCCAAAGGTGTACCCGCCAGCTACTCTTGTAGGAAACGTGACTTCCCAAGCATCAAAAGAGACAGGGTTAGCAGAAGGAACACCGGTGATTGCCGGAATGCCCGATTTATTCGGCTCGATGCTCAGTGCGGGGGTAACACAAACCGATGAAGCCATTGTCTATTATGGTTCCGCAGGTGTGATGCCGGTTATGAAGGATAGCGCTCTCAATGCGGCCTTTAAGCCATTTCCAGTTGCTGAACGGGGTGGTAAAGTCCAGGAAGGATATTTATATGACTACCCGGCCTATTGTCTCTCCATTGGTGAAAGTGTTCGCTGGTTTACCGATCAATTTGGGGAAAAAGAATCTTTGCAGTATAAAAAAGAAGGCGATCCCAATCCTTATGCTCGCTTGGATAATCTAGCCCAAAATGTCCCTGCCGGTTGCGAAGGACTCACATTTTTACCCTATCTTTACGGACAGAGAAGTCCGGTTGACAATCCTTTTGCCTGCGGTGTTTTTTTTGGCATCCGAGCTTTTCATCAAAAAGCGCATTTTTATCGCGCTTTGCTTGAAGCATGGGGTTATTCTATCCGTTATGGGCTTGAGTGTGCCTACCCAAACGGTTATTCCTTTCGCCGATTGGTCGCCACAGGTGGAGGGGCAAAAAGTCGCTTGTGGCGACAAATTGTCTCTGATATTATTGGTATTGACCAGGATTACGTCCCTCATGCGGAAGGTACTATCGGAGCAGCGTATGTAGCTGGTCTGGCGTTAGGGATCTTCAAGGATTTCAAAAATCTGCTCCAAAATTGGGTCACTATACAGGAAACAACATTTGTAGACGAGAACAGGCGCCCTGACTATGAGCGCAGTTATCATGCCTTTCGGGTCCTGCATGAGGAATTAAAAAACACGTTTTATACATACGATAAAGTTCTGCATCAGACAGGAGAAAAAATTCATGTTTGA
- a CDS encoding putative membrane spanning protein — translation MFKKHIAIPQDHGSWVFLLSPLLIGLSAGGTLRFASLILVVAAMAAFLLRQPVSIAVKVWSGRRPRSDLRPALFWTAVYGGVLFFFLLWLVWLGHGRLLWLGLPAGGVFCWYLWLVKKRSERRQMGLEIVASGVLALAAPAALWVGENAYAPQGWLLWALCWLQSATSIVYAYLRLEQRVWVAIPSRLVDRLRPATRALLYATFNVLLTVFLGSYRFIPPFVWLAYALQWVECLYGSLQPAVGMRPTRIGLRQLTVSTLFTVLFIWLWRAG, via the coding sequence ATGTTCAAAAAACACATTGCTATCCCCCAGGATCATGGCTCGTGGGTCTTCTTACTTAGCCCCTTGTTGATTGGCCTATCGGCTGGTGGGACGTTGCGTTTTGCTTCCCTGATCCTTGTGGTTGCTGCGATGGCGGCTTTTCTGCTCCGCCAACCGGTGAGCATTGCCGTCAAGGTCTGGAGTGGACGTCGCCCGCGCTCGGACTTGCGCCCGGCCTTGTTTTGGACGGCTGTATATGGCGGCGTTCTATTTTTCTTTCTCCTTTGGCTGGTGTGGTTGGGGCATGGACGTTTGCTCTGGCTGGGTTTGCCGGCCGGGGGAGTTTTTTGCTGGTATTTGTGGTTGGTTAAAAAACGCAGTGAACGACGTCAAATGGGGCTGGAGATCGTTGCCAGCGGCGTGTTAGCCCTGGCCGCGCCGGCTGCCCTTTGGGTGGGAGAGAACGCCTATGCTCCGCAAGGCTGGTTGCTGTGGGCCTTGTGCTGGCTGCAATCTGCCACATCCATCGTTTACGCCTATTTACGGTTGGAACAACGTGTGTGGGTTGCGATTCCATCTCGCCTGGTGGATCGCTTACGCCCCGCTACGCGTGCGTTGCTCTATGCCACTTTTAATGTCCTCCTGACGGTTTTTCTAGGCAGTTATCGTTTCATCCCGCCGTTTGTCTGGTTAGCCTATGCCTTGCAGTGGGTTGAGTGTCTCTACGGAAGTCTGCAGCCAGCGGTTGGGATGCGCCCCACTCGCATTGGCTTGCGGCAATTGACCGTCTCGACGCTGTTTACAGTTTTATTCATCTGGCTATGGCGGGCAGGGTAA
- a CDS encoding Transcriptional regulator in cluster with Zn-dependent hydrolase, which yields MSKFPSFESKKASENFIFRHSEPLRYQVRKAILDFLEKENYSVGDKIPSEQELMDLLHVSRSTLREGLQLLEQERILITRHGLGRYLASTPKDLKFDINELLSVTEMLANYGIQVKTHVLSSEIIPADQELSTYLDVPMGEPIIAIERIRFAEEVPVIYAIDYIPNKKIPGLIDPKEFEGSLFALLENRWGIKLDYSIATLRVVLSEGHIPKMAVIDPHLPWVLFEQINYTEEGEPIIFSRDYHRSDYIEFHVKRFRRQ from the coding sequence ATGTCAAAGTTTCCATCGTTTGAATCCAAAAAAGCCTCTGAAAACTTTATTTTTCGGCATAGTGAACCCCTTCGTTATCAAGTCCGAAAAGCGATTCTCGATTTTCTCGAAAAAGAGAACTATTCGGTTGGCGACAAAATTCCTTCTGAACAAGAATTGATGGACTTACTCCATGTCAGCCGTTCAACCCTTCGAGAAGGTCTGCAACTCCTGGAACAAGAGCGAATTCTCATTACCCGCCACGGCCTTGGCCGTTATCTTGCCTCCACTCCGAAAGACCTCAAATTCGATATCAATGAGTTACTCAGCGTCACGGAAATGCTGGCTAATTATGGCATTCAAGTCAAGACCCATGTGTTGAGTTCTGAAATCATACCCGCAGATCAGGAACTCTCCACTTATCTGGATGTTCCAATGGGTGAACCGATTATCGCTATCGAGCGTATCCGTTTCGCTGAAGAAGTTCCGGTAATTTACGCCATCGACTACATCCCCAACAAAAAAATTCCGGGCTTAATTGATCCAAAGGAATTTGAAGGCTCGTTGTTTGCCCTGTTAGAAAATCGCTGGGGAATTAAATTGGACTACTCCATTGCCACTTTACGGGTAGTTTTATCCGAAGGGCATATTCCTAAGATGGCGGTCATTGATCCTCATCTGCCCTGGGTGCTTTTTGAGCAAATCAATTATACAGAAGAGGGTGAACCCATCATCTTCTCTCGCGATTACCATCGCAGCGATTACATTGAATTTCACGTTAAGCGTTTTCGTCGGCAATAA
- a CDS encoding UDP-4-amino-4-deoxy-L-arabinose--oxoglutarate aminotransferase yields the protein MNKPLIRIPAEDLTRQYQQIRWEIAAAIDSVLPSGKYTLGPILEQFEQEFAAYCGVKHAIGISNGTEALHLALIALGVGPGDEVITQANTYVATAFAVNYCGATPVFVDIEPTYSNIDVQKIEAKINSKTKVIIPVHIYGHPVDMDPLIELARKYNLKVLEDASHAHGATYKGKRTGNLADAAAFSFYPSKVLGAYGDAGAIVTNDDELDHRLRVLRYMGQEVKHTHLIIGFQQRLDPLQAAILRVKLRHLDGWIEKRRHLASLYNHLLQDLPIELPKEAEWASHVYYLYTIRTSQRDALAEYLLCHGVETQKIYHTPVPLQPCYQYLNYRAEDIPIAFDYAAKLLNLPLFPEMTEEEVAEVSRLIHDFFIGKRQ from the coding sequence ATGAACAAACCGCTAATTCGCATTCCAGCAGAAGACCTGACCCGACAATATCAACAAATCCGCTGGGAAATTGCTGCCGCCATCGATAGCGTCCTACCCAGTGGGAAATACACACTTGGCCCAATCCTGGAACAATTCGAACAGGAATTTGCTGCGTATTGTGGTGTAAAACACGCAATTGGGATCAGCAATGGTACAGAAGCTCTTCACCTTGCTCTGATCGCACTCGGAGTCGGCCCAGGAGATGAAGTGATTACCCAGGCAAACACCTACGTTGCTACCGCTTTTGCAGTTAATTATTGTGGGGCTACGCCGGTTTTCGTTGATATCGAACCGACTTATTCCAATATCGATGTACAAAAGATCGAAGCGAAAATTAACTCTAAAACCAAGGTCATTATACCGGTGCACATTTATGGTCACCCCGTGGATATGGATCCGCTAATCGAACTGGCAAGGAAATACAATCTCAAGGTACTGGAAGATGCTTCACATGCCCATGGGGCAACCTATAAGGGTAAACGAACGGGCAACCTGGCAGATGCTGCTGCCTTTAGTTTTTATCCATCCAAAGTGTTAGGGGCGTATGGAGATGCCGGTGCAATTGTTACCAACGACGATGAACTTGACCACCGTTTACGCGTTCTGCGTTACATGGGACAAGAGGTAAAACATACCCATTTGATTATCGGTTTCCAGCAGAGATTAGATCCACTTCAAGCGGCTATTCTGCGGGTGAAACTACGTCACCTGGATGGTTGGATTGAGAAGCGGCGTCACCTGGCATCTTTATACAACCACCTCTTGCAAGACTTACCGATCGAACTTCCCAAAGAAGCTGAGTGGGCATCTCACGTATATTATCTCTACACCATCCGCACTTCCCAAAGGGACGCATTAGCAGAATATCTTCTTTGTCATGGGGTTGAGACTCAAAAAATATATCACACGCCTGTCCCTCTCCAGCCCTGCTATCAATACTTGAATTATCGTGCGGAGGATATCCCCATCGCCTTTGACTACGCTGCAAAGCTATTGAATTTACCGTTGTTTCCTGAAATGACCGAAGAAGAGGTCGCCGAAGTCTCCAGGTTGATCCACGATTTCTTTATAGGGAAACGCCAATGA